The following nucleotide sequence is from Gracilimonas sp..
GCTGAATGTGCAGAATAACATTGAAGAATTTTTCAGGATGGTGGACCACTATCTCATTTACATTGTGATAGCCGGCACCTATACACCAATGTGTGTCATTGTGTTGGAAGGGTCTTGGCAGTGGGGCATGTTATTGGGGATCTGGTTATTTGCATTGGCCGGAATTTTGAAAAAGACATTCTGGATGAATGCACCCCGCTGGTTTTCAACTGTAATTTATCTTTTTATGGGTTGGGCCTCAGTCATTATTCTGCCTATGGTTTGGAGGCTGCTTCCACACGGATTTGTATACTGGATTGCTATGGGCGGTTTATTTTATACGGTTGGTGCCGTCATCTATGCGATCAAAAAGCCAAATCCCATTCCCACAGCTTTTGGCTTTCATGAAATTTGGCATCTATTTGTATTGGGTGGAGCTTTTTCCCATTATTGGGCGGTCTACAACTATTTACCCCAGTTCAATCTAACAGGATGATACAAAGAGTTTTTCTTGCTGTATTTTGCGTTTTGTTGTTAGCACCCTCTGTAGCTTTAGCTCAGCTTTATAACTCTATGGTTATAAACCGGCCCGGAGGGTTGAACTGGCAGCAAATTAAGACAGAACATTTTCGGATTATTTTCCCGGATGGAGAAGATTCCCTGGCCTATAGGTCTGCGGCTATTCTTGAAAGCCACTATGCACAGACTTCAGAACTTACAGGAGGAAAGCTGAGAAACTTCCCGGTGATTCTGAATAACTACAATGATCTGTCCAACGGTTTTGTAAATTCGTTTAATTTTCGTTCTGAAATAGAGCTTGCTGCTATAAAAGGAAAAGGGATGAATCCGCAGTCGGGTGACTGGCTCGAGACCGTGCTCCCTCACGAGCTCATTCATGCCACTCACTTTAACATTCAACAACCCTTTGAGGATAAGAAGGCAAGCATCCCAAATTTCATCAGCATATTCTATCCGGATATTGCCCGGACATTTCATGGCTTTGCACCGGTTGGGCTGCACGAAGGGCTGGCGGTATATTATGAAACAGAATCTGTGGCACCACAAGGAGGAAGGGGTAATTATAGTTTCTTCAATAATCGTTTTAATGCCAATTTTGCAAGCCCTGGCCGCTGGAATATGGGACAGACGCTCATTCCTACAGATTACACTCAGCCCTATAATCGCCATTACATTTCGGGATATACTTTTATTGATTGGCTGCATGATGAATATGGCGATGAAGTTTCAAAAAAAGCGATCCGATATCATTATCATAATTTCTTTTTGGGGTATGGAGTTGCACTAAGAGCAAAAACCGGAAAGTGGCCGGGTCAATTGTACGCTCTTTATGAAGAAGATTTAGAAGAAAAGGAAGAAAAGCGATTAGCAGAGATCGAAATAAATACGACTGCAAAATCCCGAATTATTGATACCCGTTTTAAGGGCGAAGAAATTCATGGCCCAATATGGATATCAGATACTAAACTGCTTTTCTACGGATCTTTTTACAATGGCCGAATTGGCTTCTATACATATGATTTAGAGTCAAATGACTTGAACCTGATTAAAGAAGCATTCAGCGTTGAGGATTATAATTTTGAGATCAATGAAGGCACAGACTTCTATTTCAGCAACTACTCTCGCGACCCACTTATTCCAACTCAATATATTGCCGATGTTCAAAAACTGAATTTAGAAACGGGGAA
It contains:
- a CDS encoding hemolysin III family protein, encoding MKTIFPPREPFNAYSHYLGALIATFWLFFLMSAASESPIGHQVAYMVYGISVILMFLSSAIYHTLNVQNNIEEFFRMVDHYLIYIVIAGTYTPMCVIVLEGSWQWGMLLGIWLFALAGILKKTFWMNAPRWFSTVIYLFMGWASVIILPMVWRLLPHGFVYWIAMGGLFYTVGAVIYAIKKPNPIPTAFGFHEIWHLFVLGGAFSHYWAVYNYLPQFNLTG